One window from the genome of Marinobacter sp. LV10R510-11A encodes:
- a CDS encoding CaiB/BaiF CoA transferase family protein, giving the protein MSNTPKPLAGIKVLDISRVLAGPWCGQMLADMGADVIKVERPGSGDDTRNWGPPWLAGTQESAYYLCANRGKRSVTVDMAKPEGQAVIKQLVAQSDVLLENFKVGGLKRYGLDYASLKALNPKLIYCSITGFGQDSPYAHRPGYDFMIQAMGGIMSLTGNPDGEPGAGPMKSGVAFTDVFTGLYASNAVLAALYQRRDSGLGCHIDMALMDVQVGVLANQALNYLTSGDVPQRLGNAHPNIVPYQAVATLDGHMIVAVGNDQQFKRFCTVLSLPALADDPLFATNGARVNHRELLVPQLEAALARRSTDEWLAAFEAVGVPCGPINTLDRVFDDPHVKARKLKQTLPHPQAGQVNLVANPIRINGAQMSATTAPPHLGQHTESVLEELGITPEQRTALSKAGIV; this is encoded by the coding sequence ATGAGCAACACACCCAAACCACTGGCCGGAATTAAAGTACTGGACATTTCCCGCGTACTGGCCGGGCCTTGGTGCGGGCAAATGCTCGCAGACATGGGGGCCGATGTAATCAAGGTCGAACGCCCCGGCAGTGGCGATGATACTCGCAACTGGGGCCCTCCCTGGCTTGCTGGCACACAAGAGTCTGCGTATTACCTGTGTGCGAACCGAGGCAAGCGTTCGGTAACTGTTGATATGGCCAAGCCCGAAGGTCAGGCAGTGATTAAGCAGTTAGTCGCCCAATCCGATGTGCTGCTTGAAAACTTTAAAGTCGGCGGCTTAAAACGCTACGGTTTGGATTACGCCAGCCTGAAGGCGCTGAACCCCAAATTGATTTACTGCTCAATTACCGGCTTTGGCCAGGACAGCCCCTACGCTCATCGCCCCGGTTACGACTTTATGATTCAGGCCATGGGCGGGATTATGAGCCTGACCGGTAATCCAGACGGTGAGCCGGGAGCCGGGCCGATGAAAAGCGGTGTGGCGTTTACCGATGTTTTCACCGGGCTGTATGCCTCGAACGCGGTACTTGCAGCGCTTTATCAGCGCCGCGACAGCGGCCTTGGCTGCCATATTGATATGGCACTGATGGATGTACAGGTCGGTGTACTCGCCAACCAGGCGCTTAACTACCTTACCTCCGGCGATGTGCCCCAGCGGCTGGGCAATGCCCACCCCAACATCGTGCCTTATCAGGCGGTTGCCACCTTGGATGGCCATATGATAGTGGCCGTCGGCAACGACCAGCAGTTCAAACGTTTTTGCACAGTGCTTTCACTACCTGCCTTGGCTGACGACCCACTCTTTGCGACCAACGGTGCCCGGGTGAACCATCGTGAGCTCCTAGTACCACAGTTGGAAGCTGCGCTAGCCCGACGCAGCACGGATGAATGGCTTGCCGCCTTTGAAGCCGTTGGCGTGCCCTGCGGGCCGATCAATACGCTGGATCGGGTGTTCGACGACCCGCATGTGAAAGCTCGTAAACTTAAGCAGACCCTGCCGCATCCCCAAGCGGGCCAAGTGAATTTGGTCGCCAACCCGATCCGTATTAACGGCGCCCAAATGAGTGCCACGACAGCACCGCCCCACTTAGGTCAGCATACTGAAAGCGTGCTCGAAGAGCTTGGCATTACTCCCGAACAGCGCACAGCCCTCAGCAAAGCGGGCATTGTTTAG